The genome window CTCCGCCGGGAACGTGGCCCCGAGCACCTTGAATTCCTGGATCGCGTCGACGGACGGAAACACGGAGATGCCCTGCCCGCCGGTGACGGTCGGGAACGTCGCCGTCACGCCGTCGACCAGCGTGTCGCTGCTGCGCGGCCGCGCGCCGTTGATGGTGTAGCGCAGGTCGCCGTAGGCGTTGCCGATGGTGCCGGCGACGCCGGGCGTCAGGTAGATCAGCGAATAGACGTTCCGCGTGTTCAGCGGCAGCTCGGCGATCCGCCGGTTGTCCACCAGCTTGCCGACCGACGAGGTTCGTGCATCCACCAGCGCGGCTTCGGCGCGGACCTCCACCACCTCCTGCACGGTGCCGACTTCCAGCGTGAAGTCCACGCGCGCCACGTCGTCAATCGTCAGCGGTATCGGCGCCCTGACCGACGACTTGAACCCGCTCAGCGCGGCCTCGACGCGGTAGGTGCCGAGCGGCAGCGGCTGCGAGGTGTAGCGCCCGTCGCCGTCGGTGACGACCGCCTCCTTGCGGCTGGTTTCCAGCTGCGTGAATGTCACGGTGACGCCGGGAAGAACCGCCCCGCTCGTGTCCTTGACGATGCCGGTGACGGTCCCGGTGACGGTCTGAGCGGCCGCCGGTGCGGCGAGAACCAGGAGTGCCAGGAAAAGCGAGGCGCGAACGAGGTTCTGCATGACGACCTCCCCTGGCGGCGGATGTTACGTCAGATCCGGGCCGGCGGATCGGCGATAATCGGCGGGCGATGCGCGTGCTGGTGGCCGCGGCGCTCATGCGATGGATGGAAGCGCTGGGGATGGCGCAGCGCGCCCGGCCGATCCGCCTCCGCGTCCGCGCCGAGCAGATCGGCGACAGCACCGGCGCCATCGAGCAGCTGGCCGAGATGTGAGTTGACGGGGCGCGGCCGATCAGGCGCGCACGACCTCGGGCAGGGCCTCGCTCGACACCACTTCGAACGACTCCGACACGCGCAGGAACGCGTCCACCACCGCGGGATCGAAGTGCGTCCCCTTGCCGCGCACGATCAACGCCACGGCTTCGTCGTGGCTCATGCACTTCTTGTAGAGCGATCGGGCGCGCACCGCGTCGTAGACGTCCACCAGCGCCATGATTCGGCCGGCGACCGGAATGTCGTTGGCCTGCAGCCCCTGCGGATAGCCGGTGCCGTCCCAGCGCTCGTGGTGGGTGTAGACGATGTCCTTCGCCAGCTGCAGCGTCACGTCGTCGCGGACGCCGACGCGGGCTTCGGCCTTGAGGATCACCTCGCGTCCGAGCTCCGGGTGGCGCCGCATCTCCATCTGCTCTTCGGCGGTGAGGGCGCCCGGCTTGTTCAAGACGCGATCGGGGATGCCGACCTTGCCGATGTCGTGCAGCGGCGCGAGGCTGGCGAGCAGATCGATCCGCTCGCGGGTCAAGTAGTCCCGGTATTCCGGATGGGCGGCGAGCGGCTCGGCGAGCAGCCGCGCGTACTGCTGCGTGCGGCGTGAGTGCCGCCCGGTCTCGGCGTCGCGGACTTCGGTGAGCGACAGCAGCGTCTGCACCATCAGGCGCTGCGCCGCCGCCTTCTCGCGGCTCTCGGTGTCGGCGCGGCCGCGCTCGACGGTGAACTTGGCCAGCGTCATCGCCGACACGCAGGCGAGGATCGCCATGGTCGAGAACAGCGGCGATACGGCGACGCGATGGCTCTCGAGCAGCCACGCCGCGCCCCACCACAGCCCGATGACGCTGACGGCGCCCGCCGCCAGACCGGCGACGACGCCGGCCGAGGTGATCACCATGGCCAGCGCGATCCCGATCGCCAGCACGGCGAGCGCGTCGAGGGACGATCCGAACGGCGTGCGGTGGACGAAGTCCTGCTGCAGCAGGTTGTCTGCCGTCGTCGCCTGGACTTCGACGCCGACGAACTGCGTGTCGAGCGGGGTGGCGACGACTTCGCGGGTGCCGAGTGCGGTGGTGCCGACGAACACGATCTTGCCGCGCAGGGCATCGGCCCGCATCGTCCCGTTGAGGACGTCGGCCGCGGAGAAATACGGAAACGTCCGCCTCTTGCCGCGGAATCCGAGCAACAGGTTCCCGCGGCCGTCCAGCGGGACGACGCGATCGCCGATCGACAGCTGCGATGCGTTGACGTTCTCGACGCGCAGAACCATGGGGGACGCCGGGTGCGCCGCAGTAACCGCCGCGACCGCGAGACTCGGGTAGACGCGGCCGTCCAGCTCCGCGAGAAGCGGCACGCGGCGCAGGATGCCGTCGCGATCCGGCGCGGCGTTGAGGAACCCGGACCGGCGGGCCGCCTCCGAGAGGATCGGCAGGTTGCAGACGGTCGCGGTCGCCTGGAACAACGGCAGCGCGGCCGGCGCATCCGGCGGCTGCACGATGGCGAGCGGCGCGGGGTGCAGCACGCACGGACGCCTGGCCGAGGCACGCGGATCGAAATGCAACCCGTAGCCGAGCACGGCCGGGGACTCGCGCAGCGCGCGCGCGAATGCCTCGTCGGGCGACTCGGCGTTCGCTCCGCCGGTGCTGACGTATCGATCCGGCTCGGCGAACATGATGTCGATCGCGACCACTGCCGCGCCCGCGTCGCGCAGCCGCACGACCAGCTGGCCGACGACGTCCCGGCGCCACGGCCACTGGCCGACCGATTCGAGGCTGCGCTCGTCGACGTCGACGATCGCCACGCCGGGATCCGGCGGCTTCGTCCCGGTCATCCGCACCACGACGTCGTAGGCGGCGTCGTCGAGCCGCGCCAGGGCGGCGGGGCGGAGCAGGGTGAGCATGCAGACGAGCAGGACGGGCGCGATCCCGCTGGCGAGGATCAGGCGGCGGCGCGACAGGCGCGGAGTGGCGGCCATGACGCGGCTACCTGACGGTGATCTCCACGCGCCGGTTGCGTGGC of Vicinamibacterales bacterium contains these proteins:
- a CDS encoding CHASE2 domain-containing protein, translated to MAATPRLSRRRLILASGIAPVLLVCMLTLLRPAALARLDDAAYDVVVRMTGTKPPDPGVAIVDVDERSLESVGQWPWRRDVVGQLVVRLRDAGAAVVAIDIMFAEPDRYVSTGGANAESPDEAFARALRESPAVLGYGLHFDPRASARRPCVLHPAPLAIVQPPDAPAALPLFQATATVCNLPILSEAARRSGFLNAAPDRDGILRRVPLLAELDGRVYPSLAVAAVTAAHPASPMVLRVENVNASQLSIGDRVVPLDGRGNLLLGFRGKRRTFPYFSAADVLNGTMRADALRGKIVFVGTTALGTREVVATPLDTQFVGVEVQATTADNLLQQDFVHRTPFGSSLDALAVLAIGIALAMVITSAGVVAGLAAGAVSVIGLWWGAAWLLESHRVAVSPLFSTMAILACVSAMTLAKFTVERGRADTESREKAAAQRLMVQTLLSLTEVRDAETGRHSRRTQQYARLLAEPLAAHPEYRDYLTRERIDLLASLAPLHDIGKVGIPDRVLNKPGALTAEEQMEMRRHPELGREVILKAEARVGVRDDVTLQLAKDIVYTHHERWDGTGYPQGLQANDIPVAGRIMALVDVYDAVRARSLYKKCMSHDEAVALIVRGKGTHFDPAVVDAFLRVSESFEVVSSEALPEVVRA